One Stigmatopora nigra isolate UIUO_SnigA chromosome 1, RoL_Snig_1.1, whole genome shotgun sequence DNA segment encodes these proteins:
- the dzip1 gene encoding cilium assembly protein DZIP1 isoform X4: MKNPFPQQRGVCPRGCERAEQHRKTAPRFAILAGVPNLNMPFQGGVYYTYGSDTHGNHSSAGIPSLLNSPLSQHSVKVQSLLGMAPSDAPQATLPFRFRQRRESVDWRRIHAVDIDQVISQLDVDVLQEHISTVTFCSLDGERCQRCQSPVDRALIKILQLAQLTVEWLLHCQECLTLNLQGAEQRLASANMQHEQLLAQLKEQDESMMVMTAELKNRRKIIRKQQNLFAPHITNSQKCGFCNKKFLTTSFLQGHMQRRHPDENELQSNGEEKAQIEYWKSEMNSLKQQIIQQQQTLEAKTAENQKLQRLIEESELQIRESEKKSQIECLKSEIKNLKDFIQNQHVIQTRTAEDEKQQFKDIDMLKEMDNFKALEMVHIQAFQKLEHQQKQQLQKKLHRLQSTVLENQENSKSQLQVMRRKLQEKEQTIRDLIQTATLSPSNKIFKIPVSAPAPEPKPKKVLVDLTSIHEKKEKEKGPQTVIEKKIKVSSRNNPNEAEIKLHLEQMVMAKLESLGVKTEQHKLKTKDLRSILANLHIKKQSLGKQLPAYLRHRLDITNTLERKLAKWKNSCQSPNKSRHAFQVFQTRRRASSLPSRVTKSVSEAVAQQAKTLKSSPRVQTSIPPKTSTPENEAGQRERKHKTLPFSSFMDSEEGDTDVEDDEPPRHHLSKPSQARILQEDTVETIARKSNLIKARPAPNGHSSSKSQLAGGVTKTTIMEMRNVHDDDEEEEEDYDDDFSEVSELQEIVYGKLQSMKDQNGNEKKASFSVENKVSDLARKIESQVGNTSSKKPVGGVSILPEIKDEVQEFLSSGLDESSEDASSLFDDRQEKTNQLPGTMMKSQDSISTSVWDSSTGKDTSLGKVPRSGLTEGGTGSTVKSSLDLSDSEELNNYQE; encoded by the exons ATGAAAAA CCCGTTTCCACAGCAACGCGGCGTTTGTCCTCGTGGCTGTGAGAGGGCGGAACAACATAGAAAGACGGCTCCTCGATTTGCGATCCTTGCGGGAGTCCCGAATTTAAATATG CCATTTCAGGGCGGAGTCTACTACACTTACGGCAGTGACACTCATGGAAATCATTCGTCCGCAGGAATCCCATCCCTCTTGAATTCCCCACTCAGCCAGCACTCAGTGAAAGTCCAGTCTTTACTAGGAATGGCTCCGTCCGACGCACCACAAGCCACTCTGCCTTTTAGGTTCCGGCAGCGCAGGGAAAGCGTAGACTGGCGGCGGATCCATGCTGTAGATATTGACCAGGTGATCAGTCAGCTTGATGTGGATGTCCTTCAGGAGCACATAAGCACAGTAACCTTCTGCAGCTTGGATGGGGAGCGATGTCAGCGGTGTCAAAGCCCTGTGGACCGAGCGCTAATCAAGATCCTCCAATTGGCTCAGCTCACGGTGGAATGGCTCCTTCATTGTCAGGAATGTCTCACGCTGAATCTGCAAGGAGCAGAACAGAGGTTGGCGAGTGCCAACATGCAGCATGAGCAGCTACTGGCTCAGCTAAAGGAGCAAGACGAAAGCATGATGGTGATGACGGCTGAGCTCAAGAACAGGAGGAAAATCATCCGCAAACAGCAAAACCTGTTCGCTCCACATATCACCAACAGCCAAAAG TGCGGATTTTGTAACAAAAAGTTCCTCACCACTTCATTTCTCCAAGGTCACATGCAGCGGCGTCACCCTGATGAGAATG AGTTGCAATCAAATGGTGAGGAGAAAGCACAGATAGAATACTGGAAATCGGAGATGAACAGTCTGAAGCAGCAGATCATTCAACAGCAACAGACACTGGAAGCCAAGACAGCTGAA AATCAAAAGCTGCAGCGACTCATTGAAGAAAGTGAACTAC AGATACGTGAAAGTGAAAAGAAATCTCAGATTGAATGCCTCAAATCTGAGATTAAAAACCTAAAGGATTTTATTCAAAATCAACACGTCATACAAACAAGAACAGCTGAG GATGAAAAGCAGCAATTCAAGGATATAGATATGCTGAAGGAAATGGATAATTTCAAAGCACTGGAAATGGTACACATTCAAGCCTTTCAAAAACTGGAGCACCAACAAAAACAGCAG TTGCAAAAAAAGTTACACAGATTGCAGTCAACTGTGTTAGAAAACCAGGAGAACAGCAAGAGCCAGCTGCAAGTGATGCGGAGGAAGTTGCAAGAGAAGGAGCAAACCATCCGGGATCTG ATCCAGACTGCTACTTTAAGTCCCTctaataaaatattcaaaataccAG TAAGCGCACCAGCTCCTGAGCCTAAACCAAAGAAAGTTTTAGTTG ACTTGACAAGTATCCATGAGAaaaaggagaaggagaaagggCCTCAAACTGTTATAGAAAAGAAAATTAAGGTCTCCTCCAGAAACAACCCAAATGAGGCCGAAATCAAGCTACATCTTGAGCAGATGGTAATGGCAAAGCTTGAGAGCCTGGGAGTGAAGACA GAGCAGCACAAACTGAAAACCAAGGATCTGAGGTCCATTCTTGCAAATTTGCACATAAAGAAGCAGAGCCTTGGAAAGCAGTTGCCTGCCTATTTGCGCCATCGGCTGGACATAACAAACACTTTGGAGCGGAAGTTGGCCAAGTGGAAGAACAGCTGCCAGTCCCCAAACAAATCCAGACACGCTTTTCAGG TGTTTCAGACACGACGTCGAGCAAGCAGTTTACCCTCAAGGGTGACAAAGAGTGTCTCTGAAGCTGTAGCTCAACAAGCTAAGACCCTAAAATCTTCCCCAAGAGTCCAGACCAGCATTCCACCAAAAACATCTACACCTGAAAACGAAGCTGGTCAGAGAGAACGCAAACACAA AACATTGCCTTTCAGTTCTTTTATGGATTCCGAAGAGGGCGATACAGATGTGGAGGATGATGAGCCCCCTCGGCATCACTTGAGCAAACCTTCACAAGCCAGAATACTGCAAGAAGATACAGTTGAAACTATTGCAAGAAAATCTAATTTGATCAAGGCCAGACCAGCTCCAAATGGGCACTCATCCTCCAAAAGCCAACTGGCCGGAGGCGTGACTAAGACAACGATTATGGAGATGAGGAATgttcatgatgatgatgaagaggaagaggaggattaTGATGATGACTTCTCAGAGGTCAGTGAGCTGCAAGAGATTGTTTATGGGAAGCTACAGAGTATGAAGGACCAGAATGGCAATGAGAAAAAGGCAAGCTTTTCTGTAG AAAACAAAGTCAGTGACCTCGCAAGAAAAATTGAGTCACAGGTTGGAAATACATCCTCAAAGAAACCAGTAGGGGGAGTGAGCATCTTACCTGAGATAAAAGATGAGGTACAGGAATTCTTG TCTTCAGGTTTGGATGAGAGCAGCGAAGATGCATCTTCCTTATTTGATGAcagacaagaaaaaacaaatcaacttCCTGGAACAATGATGAAAAGTCAGGATTCAATCAGCACTAGCGTGTGGGACTCCTCCACAGGAAAAGACACATCCCTGGGGAAAGTTCCCAGATCAG
- the dzip1 gene encoding cilium assembly protein DZIP1 isoform X3, translating into MKNPFPQQRGVCPRGCERAEQHRKTAPRFAILAGVPNLNMPFQGGVYYTYGSDTHGNHSSAGIPSLLNSPLSQHSVKVQSLLGMAPSDAPQATLPFRFRQRRESVDWRRIHAVDIDQVISQLDVDVLQEHISTVTFCSLDGERCQRCQSPVDRALIKILQLAQLTVEWLLHCQECLTLNLQGAEQRLASANMQHEQLLAQLKEQDESMMVMTAELKNRRKIIRKQQNLFAPHITNSQKCGFCNKKFLTTSFLQGHMQRRHPDENELQSNGEEKAQIEYWKSEMNSLKQQIIQQQQTLEAKTAENQKLQRLIEESELQIRESEKKSQIECLKSEIKNLKDFIQNQHVIQTRTAEDEKQQFKDIDMLKEMDNFKALEMVHIQAFQKLEHQQKQQDKKWETRLGKITAFHEAEKNNLQKKLHRLQSTVLENQENSKSQLQVMRRKLQEKEQTIRDLIQTATLSPSNKIFKIPVSAPAPEPKPKKVLVDLTSIHEKKEKEKGPQTVIEKKIKVSSRNNPNEAEIKLHLEQMVMAKLESLGVKTEQHKLKTKDLRSILANLHIKKQSLGKQLPAYLRHRLDITNTLERKLAKWKNSCQSPNKSRHAFQVFQTRRRASSLPSRVTKSVSEAVAQQAKTLKSSPRVQTSIPPKTSTPENEAGQRERKHKTLPFSSFMDSEEGDTDVEDDEPPRHHLSKPSQARILQEDTVETIARKSNLIKARPAPNGHSSSKSQLAGGVTKTTIMEMRNVHDDDEEEEEDYDDDFSEVSELQEIVYGKLQSMKDQNGNEKKASFSVENKVSDLARKIESQVGNTSSKKPVGGVSILPEIKDESSGLDESSEDASSLFDDRQEKTNQLPGTMMKSQDSISTSVWDSSTGKDTSLGKVPRSGLTEGGTGSTVKSSLDLSDSEELNNYQE; encoded by the exons ATGAAAAA CCCGTTTCCACAGCAACGCGGCGTTTGTCCTCGTGGCTGTGAGAGGGCGGAACAACATAGAAAGACGGCTCCTCGATTTGCGATCCTTGCGGGAGTCCCGAATTTAAATATG CCATTTCAGGGCGGAGTCTACTACACTTACGGCAGTGACACTCATGGAAATCATTCGTCCGCAGGAATCCCATCCCTCTTGAATTCCCCACTCAGCCAGCACTCAGTGAAAGTCCAGTCTTTACTAGGAATGGCTCCGTCCGACGCACCACAAGCCACTCTGCCTTTTAGGTTCCGGCAGCGCAGGGAAAGCGTAGACTGGCGGCGGATCCATGCTGTAGATATTGACCAGGTGATCAGTCAGCTTGATGTGGATGTCCTTCAGGAGCACATAAGCACAGTAACCTTCTGCAGCTTGGATGGGGAGCGATGTCAGCGGTGTCAAAGCCCTGTGGACCGAGCGCTAATCAAGATCCTCCAATTGGCTCAGCTCACGGTGGAATGGCTCCTTCATTGTCAGGAATGTCTCACGCTGAATCTGCAAGGAGCAGAACAGAGGTTGGCGAGTGCCAACATGCAGCATGAGCAGCTACTGGCTCAGCTAAAGGAGCAAGACGAAAGCATGATGGTGATGACGGCTGAGCTCAAGAACAGGAGGAAAATCATCCGCAAACAGCAAAACCTGTTCGCTCCACATATCACCAACAGCCAAAAG TGCGGATTTTGTAACAAAAAGTTCCTCACCACTTCATTTCTCCAAGGTCACATGCAGCGGCGTCACCCTGATGAGAATG AGTTGCAATCAAATGGTGAGGAGAAAGCACAGATAGAATACTGGAAATCGGAGATGAACAGTCTGAAGCAGCAGATCATTCAACAGCAACAGACACTGGAAGCCAAGACAGCTGAA AATCAAAAGCTGCAGCGACTCATTGAAGAAAGTGAACTAC AGATACGTGAAAGTGAAAAGAAATCTCAGATTGAATGCCTCAAATCTGAGATTAAAAACCTAAAGGATTTTATTCAAAATCAACACGTCATACAAACAAGAACAGCTGAG GATGAAAAGCAGCAATTCAAGGATATAGATATGCTGAAGGAAATGGATAATTTCAAAGCACTGGAAATGGTACACATTCAAGCCTTTCAAAAACTGGAGCACCAACAAAAACAGCAG GACAAAAAATGGGAGACCAGGCTTGGAAAAATCACAGCTTTTCATGAGGCAGAAAAGAACAAT TTGCAAAAAAAGTTACACAGATTGCAGTCAACTGTGTTAGAAAACCAGGAGAACAGCAAGAGCCAGCTGCAAGTGATGCGGAGGAAGTTGCAAGAGAAGGAGCAAACCATCCGGGATCTG ATCCAGACTGCTACTTTAAGTCCCTctaataaaatattcaaaataccAG TAAGCGCACCAGCTCCTGAGCCTAAACCAAAGAAAGTTTTAGTTG ACTTGACAAGTATCCATGAGAaaaaggagaaggagaaagggCCTCAAACTGTTATAGAAAAGAAAATTAAGGTCTCCTCCAGAAACAACCCAAATGAGGCCGAAATCAAGCTACATCTTGAGCAGATGGTAATGGCAAAGCTTGAGAGCCTGGGAGTGAAGACA GAGCAGCACAAACTGAAAACCAAGGATCTGAGGTCCATTCTTGCAAATTTGCACATAAAGAAGCAGAGCCTTGGAAAGCAGTTGCCTGCCTATTTGCGCCATCGGCTGGACATAACAAACACTTTGGAGCGGAAGTTGGCCAAGTGGAAGAACAGCTGCCAGTCCCCAAACAAATCCAGACACGCTTTTCAGG TGTTTCAGACACGACGTCGAGCAAGCAGTTTACCCTCAAGGGTGACAAAGAGTGTCTCTGAAGCTGTAGCTCAACAAGCTAAGACCCTAAAATCTTCCCCAAGAGTCCAGACCAGCATTCCACCAAAAACATCTACACCTGAAAACGAAGCTGGTCAGAGAGAACGCAAACACAA AACATTGCCTTTCAGTTCTTTTATGGATTCCGAAGAGGGCGATACAGATGTGGAGGATGATGAGCCCCCTCGGCATCACTTGAGCAAACCTTCACAAGCCAGAATACTGCAAGAAGATACAGTTGAAACTATTGCAAGAAAATCTAATTTGATCAAGGCCAGACCAGCTCCAAATGGGCACTCATCCTCCAAAAGCCAACTGGCCGGAGGCGTGACTAAGACAACGATTATGGAGATGAGGAATgttcatgatgatgatgaagaggaagaggaggattaTGATGATGACTTCTCAGAGGTCAGTGAGCTGCAAGAGATTGTTTATGGGAAGCTACAGAGTATGAAGGACCAGAATGGCAATGAGAAAAAGGCAAGCTTTTCTGTAG AAAACAAAGTCAGTGACCTCGCAAGAAAAATTGAGTCACAGGTTGGAAATACATCCTCAAAGAAACCAGTAGGGGGAGTGAGCATCTTACCTGAGATAAAAGATGAG TCTTCAGGTTTGGATGAGAGCAGCGAAGATGCATCTTCCTTATTTGATGAcagacaagaaaaaacaaatcaacttCCTGGAACAATGATGAAAAGTCAGGATTCAATCAGCACTAGCGTGTGGGACTCCTCCACAGGAAAAGACACATCCCTGGGGAAAGTTCCCAGATCAG
- the dzip1 gene encoding cilium assembly protein DZIP1 isoform X5, translating into MPFQGGVYYTYGSDTHGNHSSAGIPSLLNSPLSQHSVKVQSLLGMAPSDAPQATLPFRFRQRRESVDWRRIHAVDIDQVISQLDVDVLQEHISTVTFCSLDGERCQRCQSPVDRALIKILQLAQLTVEWLLHCQECLTLNLQGAEQRLASANMQHEQLLAQLKEQDESMMVMTAELKNRRKIIRKQQNLFAPHITNSQKCGFCNKKFLTTSFLQGHMQRRHPDENELQSNGEEKAQIEYWKSEMNSLKQQIIQQQQTLEAKTAENQKLQRLIEESELQIRESEKKSQIECLKSEIKNLKDFIQNQHVIQTRTAEDEKQQFKDIDMLKEMDNFKALEMVHIQAFQKLEHQQKQQDKKWETRLGKITAFHEAEKNNLQKKLHRLQSTVLENQENSKSQLQVMRRKLQEKEQTIRDLIQTATLSPSNKIFKIPVSAPAPEPKPKKVLVDLTSIHEKKEKEKGPQTVIEKKIKVSSRNNPNEAEIKLHLEQMVMAKLESLGVKTEQHKLKTKDLRSILANLHIKKQSLGKQLPAYLRHRLDITNTLERKLAKWKNSCQSPNKSRHAFQVFQTRRRASSLPSRVTKSVSEAVAQQAKTLKSSPRVQTSIPPKTSTPENEAGQRERKHKTLPFSSFMDSEEGDTDVEDDEPPRHHLSKPSQARILQEDTVETIARKSNLIKARPAPNGHSSSKSQLAGGVTKTTIMEMRNVHDDDEEEEEDYDDDFSEVSELQEIVYGKLQSMKDQNGNEKKASFSVENKVSDLARKIESQVGNTSSKKPVGGVSILPEIKDEVQEFLSSGLDESSEDASSLFDDRQEKTNQLPGTMMKSQDSISTSVWDSSTGKDTSLGKVPRSGLTEGGTGSTVKSSLDLSDSEELNNYQE; encoded by the exons ATG CCATTTCAGGGCGGAGTCTACTACACTTACGGCAGTGACACTCATGGAAATCATTCGTCCGCAGGAATCCCATCCCTCTTGAATTCCCCACTCAGCCAGCACTCAGTGAAAGTCCAGTCTTTACTAGGAATGGCTCCGTCCGACGCACCACAAGCCACTCTGCCTTTTAGGTTCCGGCAGCGCAGGGAAAGCGTAGACTGGCGGCGGATCCATGCTGTAGATATTGACCAGGTGATCAGTCAGCTTGATGTGGATGTCCTTCAGGAGCACATAAGCACAGTAACCTTCTGCAGCTTGGATGGGGAGCGATGTCAGCGGTGTCAAAGCCCTGTGGACCGAGCGCTAATCAAGATCCTCCAATTGGCTCAGCTCACGGTGGAATGGCTCCTTCATTGTCAGGAATGTCTCACGCTGAATCTGCAAGGAGCAGAACAGAGGTTGGCGAGTGCCAACATGCAGCATGAGCAGCTACTGGCTCAGCTAAAGGAGCAAGACGAAAGCATGATGGTGATGACGGCTGAGCTCAAGAACAGGAGGAAAATCATCCGCAAACAGCAAAACCTGTTCGCTCCACATATCACCAACAGCCAAAAG TGCGGATTTTGTAACAAAAAGTTCCTCACCACTTCATTTCTCCAAGGTCACATGCAGCGGCGTCACCCTGATGAGAATG AGTTGCAATCAAATGGTGAGGAGAAAGCACAGATAGAATACTGGAAATCGGAGATGAACAGTCTGAAGCAGCAGATCATTCAACAGCAACAGACACTGGAAGCCAAGACAGCTGAA AATCAAAAGCTGCAGCGACTCATTGAAGAAAGTGAACTAC AGATACGTGAAAGTGAAAAGAAATCTCAGATTGAATGCCTCAAATCTGAGATTAAAAACCTAAAGGATTTTATTCAAAATCAACACGTCATACAAACAAGAACAGCTGAG GATGAAAAGCAGCAATTCAAGGATATAGATATGCTGAAGGAAATGGATAATTTCAAAGCACTGGAAATGGTACACATTCAAGCCTTTCAAAAACTGGAGCACCAACAAAAACAGCAG GACAAAAAATGGGAGACCAGGCTTGGAAAAATCACAGCTTTTCATGAGGCAGAAAAGAACAAT TTGCAAAAAAAGTTACACAGATTGCAGTCAACTGTGTTAGAAAACCAGGAGAACAGCAAGAGCCAGCTGCAAGTGATGCGGAGGAAGTTGCAAGAGAAGGAGCAAACCATCCGGGATCTG ATCCAGACTGCTACTTTAAGTCCCTctaataaaatattcaaaataccAG TAAGCGCACCAGCTCCTGAGCCTAAACCAAAGAAAGTTTTAGTTG ACTTGACAAGTATCCATGAGAaaaaggagaaggagaaagggCCTCAAACTGTTATAGAAAAGAAAATTAAGGTCTCCTCCAGAAACAACCCAAATGAGGCCGAAATCAAGCTACATCTTGAGCAGATGGTAATGGCAAAGCTTGAGAGCCTGGGAGTGAAGACA GAGCAGCACAAACTGAAAACCAAGGATCTGAGGTCCATTCTTGCAAATTTGCACATAAAGAAGCAGAGCCTTGGAAAGCAGTTGCCTGCCTATTTGCGCCATCGGCTGGACATAACAAACACTTTGGAGCGGAAGTTGGCCAAGTGGAAGAACAGCTGCCAGTCCCCAAACAAATCCAGACACGCTTTTCAGG TGTTTCAGACACGACGTCGAGCAAGCAGTTTACCCTCAAGGGTGACAAAGAGTGTCTCTGAAGCTGTAGCTCAACAAGCTAAGACCCTAAAATCTTCCCCAAGAGTCCAGACCAGCATTCCACCAAAAACATCTACACCTGAAAACGAAGCTGGTCAGAGAGAACGCAAACACAA AACATTGCCTTTCAGTTCTTTTATGGATTCCGAAGAGGGCGATACAGATGTGGAGGATGATGAGCCCCCTCGGCATCACTTGAGCAAACCTTCACAAGCCAGAATACTGCAAGAAGATACAGTTGAAACTATTGCAAGAAAATCTAATTTGATCAAGGCCAGACCAGCTCCAAATGGGCACTCATCCTCCAAAAGCCAACTGGCCGGAGGCGTGACTAAGACAACGATTATGGAGATGAGGAATgttcatgatgatgatgaagaggaagaggaggattaTGATGATGACTTCTCAGAGGTCAGTGAGCTGCAAGAGATTGTTTATGGGAAGCTACAGAGTATGAAGGACCAGAATGGCAATGAGAAAAAGGCAAGCTTTTCTGTAG AAAACAAAGTCAGTGACCTCGCAAGAAAAATTGAGTCACAGGTTGGAAATACATCCTCAAAGAAACCAGTAGGGGGAGTGAGCATCTTACCTGAGATAAAAGATGAGGTACAGGAATTCTTG TCTTCAGGTTTGGATGAGAGCAGCGAAGATGCATCTTCCTTATTTGATGAcagacaagaaaaaacaaatcaacttCCTGGAACAATGATGAAAAGTCAGGATTCAATCAGCACTAGCGTGTGGGACTCCTCCACAGGAAAAGACACATCCCTGGGGAAAGTTCCCAGATCAG
- the dzip1 gene encoding cilium assembly protein DZIP1 isoform X2, producing MKNPFPQQRGVCPRGCERAEQHRKTAPRFAILAGVPNLNMPFQGGVYYTYGSDTHGNHSSAGIPSLLNSPLSQHSVKVQSLLGMAPSDAPQATLPFRFRQRRESVDWRRIHAVDIDQVISQLDVDVLQEHISTVTFCSLDGERCQRCQSPVDRALIKILQLAQLTVEWLLHCQECLTLNLQGAEQRLASANMQHEQLLAQLKEQDESMMVMTAELKNRRKIIRKQQNLFAPHITNSQKCGFCNKKFLTTSFLQGHMQRRHPDENELQSNGEEKAQIEYWKSEMNSLKQQIIQQQQTLEAKTAENQKLQRLIEESELQIRESEKKSQIECLKSEIKNLKDFIQNQHVIQTRTAEDEKQQFKDIDMLKEMDNFKALEMVHIQAFQKLEHQQKQQDKKWETRLGKITAFHEAEKNNLQKKLHRLQSTVLENQENSKSQLQVMRRKLQEKEQTIRDLIQTATLSPSNKIFKIPVSAPAPEPKPKKVLVDLTSIHEKKEKEKGPQTVIEKKIKVSSRNNPNEAEIKLHLEQMVMAKLESLGVKTEQHKLKTKDLRSILANLHIKKQSLGKQLPAYLRHRLDITNTLERKLAKWKNSCQSPNKSRHAFQVFQTRRRASSLPSRVTKSVSEAVAQQAKTLKSSPRVQTSIPPKTSTPENEAGQRERKHNSFMDSEEGDTDVEDDEPPRHHLSKPSQARILQEDTVETIARKSNLIKARPAPNGHSSSKSQLAGGVTKTTIMEMRNVHDDDEEEEEDYDDDFSEVSELQEIVYGKLQSMKDQNGNEKKASFSVENKVSDLARKIESQVGNTSSKKPVGGVSILPEIKDEVQEFLSSGLDESSEDASSLFDDRQEKTNQLPGTMMKSQDSISTSVWDSSTGKDTSLGKVPRSGLTEGGTGSTVKSSLDLSDSEELNNYQE from the exons ATGAAAAA CCCGTTTCCACAGCAACGCGGCGTTTGTCCTCGTGGCTGTGAGAGGGCGGAACAACATAGAAAGACGGCTCCTCGATTTGCGATCCTTGCGGGAGTCCCGAATTTAAATATG CCATTTCAGGGCGGAGTCTACTACACTTACGGCAGTGACACTCATGGAAATCATTCGTCCGCAGGAATCCCATCCCTCTTGAATTCCCCACTCAGCCAGCACTCAGTGAAAGTCCAGTCTTTACTAGGAATGGCTCCGTCCGACGCACCACAAGCCACTCTGCCTTTTAGGTTCCGGCAGCGCAGGGAAAGCGTAGACTGGCGGCGGATCCATGCTGTAGATATTGACCAGGTGATCAGTCAGCTTGATGTGGATGTCCTTCAGGAGCACATAAGCACAGTAACCTTCTGCAGCTTGGATGGGGAGCGATGTCAGCGGTGTCAAAGCCCTGTGGACCGAGCGCTAATCAAGATCCTCCAATTGGCTCAGCTCACGGTGGAATGGCTCCTTCATTGTCAGGAATGTCTCACGCTGAATCTGCAAGGAGCAGAACAGAGGTTGGCGAGTGCCAACATGCAGCATGAGCAGCTACTGGCTCAGCTAAAGGAGCAAGACGAAAGCATGATGGTGATGACGGCTGAGCTCAAGAACAGGAGGAAAATCATCCGCAAACAGCAAAACCTGTTCGCTCCACATATCACCAACAGCCAAAAG TGCGGATTTTGTAACAAAAAGTTCCTCACCACTTCATTTCTCCAAGGTCACATGCAGCGGCGTCACCCTGATGAGAATG AGTTGCAATCAAATGGTGAGGAGAAAGCACAGATAGAATACTGGAAATCGGAGATGAACAGTCTGAAGCAGCAGATCATTCAACAGCAACAGACACTGGAAGCCAAGACAGCTGAA AATCAAAAGCTGCAGCGACTCATTGAAGAAAGTGAACTAC AGATACGTGAAAGTGAAAAGAAATCTCAGATTGAATGCCTCAAATCTGAGATTAAAAACCTAAAGGATTTTATTCAAAATCAACACGTCATACAAACAAGAACAGCTGAG GATGAAAAGCAGCAATTCAAGGATATAGATATGCTGAAGGAAATGGATAATTTCAAAGCACTGGAAATGGTACACATTCAAGCCTTTCAAAAACTGGAGCACCAACAAAAACAGCAG GACAAAAAATGGGAGACCAGGCTTGGAAAAATCACAGCTTTTCATGAGGCAGAAAAGAACAAT TTGCAAAAAAAGTTACACAGATTGCAGTCAACTGTGTTAGAAAACCAGGAGAACAGCAAGAGCCAGCTGCAAGTGATGCGGAGGAAGTTGCAAGAGAAGGAGCAAACCATCCGGGATCTG ATCCAGACTGCTACTTTAAGTCCCTctaataaaatattcaaaataccAG TAAGCGCACCAGCTCCTGAGCCTAAACCAAAGAAAGTTTTAGTTG ACTTGACAAGTATCCATGAGAaaaaggagaaggagaaagggCCTCAAACTGTTATAGAAAAGAAAATTAAGGTCTCCTCCAGAAACAACCCAAATGAGGCCGAAATCAAGCTACATCTTGAGCAGATGGTAATGGCAAAGCTTGAGAGCCTGGGAGTGAAGACA GAGCAGCACAAACTGAAAACCAAGGATCTGAGGTCCATTCTTGCAAATTTGCACATAAAGAAGCAGAGCCTTGGAAAGCAGTTGCCTGCCTATTTGCGCCATCGGCTGGACATAACAAACACTTTGGAGCGGAAGTTGGCCAAGTGGAAGAACAGCTGCCAGTCCCCAAACAAATCCAGACACGCTTTTCAGG TGTTTCAGACACGACGTCGAGCAAGCAGTTTACCCTCAAGGGTGACAAAGAGTGTCTCTGAAGCTGTAGCTCAACAAGCTAAGACCCTAAAATCTTCCCCAAGAGTCCAGACCAGCATTCCACCAAAAACATCTACACCTGAAAACGAAGCTGGTCAGAGAGAACGCAAACACAA TTCTTTTATGGATTCCGAAGAGGGCGATACAGATGTGGAGGATGATGAGCCCCCTCGGCATCACTTGAGCAAACCTTCACAAGCCAGAATACTGCAAGAAGATACAGTTGAAACTATTGCAAGAAAATCTAATTTGATCAAGGCCAGACCAGCTCCAAATGGGCACTCATCCTCCAAAAGCCAACTGGCCGGAGGCGTGACTAAGACAACGATTATGGAGATGAGGAATgttcatgatgatgatgaagaggaagaggaggattaTGATGATGACTTCTCAGAGGTCAGTGAGCTGCAAGAGATTGTTTATGGGAAGCTACAGAGTATGAAGGACCAGAATGGCAATGAGAAAAAGGCAAGCTTTTCTGTAG AAAACAAAGTCAGTGACCTCGCAAGAAAAATTGAGTCACAGGTTGGAAATACATCCTCAAAGAAACCAGTAGGGGGAGTGAGCATCTTACCTGAGATAAAAGATGAGGTACAGGAATTCTTG TCTTCAGGTTTGGATGAGAGCAGCGAAGATGCATCTTCCTTATTTGATGAcagacaagaaaaaacaaatcaacttCCTGGAACAATGATGAAAAGTCAGGATTCAATCAGCACTAGCGTGTGGGACTCCTCCACAGGAAAAGACACATCCCTGGGGAAAGTTCCCAGATCAG